The Leptospira bouyouniensis genome contains a region encoding:
- the def gene encoding peptide deformylase: protein MAVRKILKIGNPILRQTSEDVTESEIQTKDFKKLIRDMFETMRHADGVGLAAPQIGVLKKLVVVGQEDDNERYPGTPEVPNQIILNPEITPLSPPSDGFWEGCLSVPGMRGYVERPNKIRMKWRDENFTEHDEIIEGYRAIVLQHECDHLFGVLYVDRLKSTKLFGYNEDIDTAGKLLD, encoded by the coding sequence ATGGCAGTACGAAAAATTCTCAAAATTGGTAATCCGATCCTCAGGCAAACGAGTGAAGATGTCACTGAATCCGAAATCCAAACCAAGGATTTCAAAAAGTTGATTCGAGATATGTTTGAAACCATGCGCCATGCAGATGGTGTGGGACTTGCTGCCCCACAAATCGGAGTTTTAAAGAAACTTGTCGTTGTTGGCCAAGAGGATGACAACGAACGTTACCCTGGAACCCCTGAAGTTCCGAACCAAATTATCTTAAATCCAGAAATAACACCTTTAAGCCCCCCAAGCGACGGGTTTTGGGAAGGTTGTTTGTCTGTTCCTGGAATGCGTGGGTATGTAGAAAGACCAAATAAAATCCGCATGAAATGGCGTGATGAAAACTTCACGGAACATGATGAAATCATCGAAGGATATAGAGCGATCGTATTACAACATGAATGCGATCATCTCTTCGGAGTTTTATATGTAGATCGATTAAAAAGTACGAAGTTATTTGGTTACAACGAAGACATCGATACTGCAGGAAAATTGTTAGATTAG
- a CDS encoding SpoIIE family protein phosphatase, which produces MKPNSLPPIILKNEDGGFYLSSSSELDDLYHFILGQAKRFVSAKSAALYLRNKRGNLSRVGLVLDKTNSGNIAKHVFKSKKSILVKKGTYLKSDDAPVSESYIACYLGDEIGDMSLGVLVLEGIKHFQNFSEQDLDLINYFSANLNALFKDTVFSDKDPQFFNSLTTSILLLIDNANIHNNNNRLQYFLEEIIRVAVLINTSVDLEHVLVMVMESAKSVFRTEASSLLLLDEKKEFLIFHTVTGEKREEVAKIKVPVGQGIAGTVAVTKQPMIINDAQNDERVFRDVDKASNFITRNILASPLIVGDEVIGVIEAINTIDRNNFSQDDIDTFLSFSSACAVAIQKTRLLDNLNVTNLELKQKLSTLESIFDLGQAVLESHDELGLMSKTLSILTKELSCEDAGMVIIEEKNKNRIQVYARQLGIVRESFFPMFESRLFLSLMESGNPRMAVVTAQLEESFLELEFYTLKKNFLILPIAPRGGNLRAALYVSGKNSAHSFNETDLRMLKTLSSPLAKAYENLRLNQEIITKKSIEKEIEITRKIQNNILPNALIQSPLFDLGVMSVAAKEVSGDFYDFHAFGDEQFSFLVADVSGKSLPAAIFMAMSSSIIRTLSRTTDLSPSELLFRANQLIYEDSQSGMFVTLFLVNYQRKTRTLKFASAGHNDQIWIRADGSFELLKGKGAPLGVVPHTNYQGGEIQLEPGDILVFYTDGAIEEKSPDGEEYGLDRFIDFIIARRGETSQNIVESVYENIRSFSKSEEQYDDFTVMVLKFAEVTSFEMVKSFDANPNEIPKLRDFISEHLESKITKPFAFDDILITLDEAATNIVMHSYKDTEIANPKFECKFELMGDKLKIVLVDEGKPFDRKKVPKPSVEANLKGERKGGFGVYLMETLMDKVSYEYNGKQNITYLEKTIV; this is translated from the coding sequence TTGAAACCAAATTCCCTTCCGCCGATCATCTTAAAAAATGAAGATGGCGGATTTTACCTTTCCTCCTCATCTGAACTTGATGACTTATATCATTTTATCTTAGGACAGGCGAAACGTTTTGTATCAGCAAAGTCTGCTGCATTATATTTAAGGAATAAACGTGGGAATTTGAGTCGAGTTGGGTTGGTTTTAGATAAAACTAATTCAGGAAATATCGCCAAACATGTGTTTAAGTCAAAAAAGAGTATCCTTGTTAAAAAAGGAACTTACTTAAAATCAGATGATGCACCAGTTTCTGAATCGTATATTGCATGTTATTTGGGTGATGAAATCGGAGACATGTCTCTTGGTGTTCTAGTTCTCGAAGGAATTAAACATTTTCAGAATTTTTCCGAACAAGATTTGGATTTAATTAATTATTTTAGCGCCAATTTAAATGCACTGTTTAAAGATACGGTGTTCTCGGACAAAGATCCGCAATTCTTTAATTCACTAACAACATCGATCCTTTTATTAATCGATAACGCAAATATTCATAACAACAATAATAGACTCCAATACTTTTTGGAAGAAATCATTCGAGTTGCAGTTCTGATCAATACGAGTGTTGATTTGGAACATGTGCTTGTAATGGTGATGGAATCAGCTAAATCCGTATTCCGCACGGAAGCAAGTTCCTTACTTTTGTTAGATGAAAAAAAAGAATTTTTGATTTTCCATACGGTGACTGGTGAAAAACGAGAAGAAGTTGCCAAGATTAAAGTACCTGTTGGCCAAGGAATTGCAGGTACTGTGGCTGTTACAAAACAACCAATGATCATAAACGATGCTCAAAATGATGAGCGTGTTTTTCGTGATGTTGATAAAGCGTCAAATTTTATCACAAGAAATATCCTAGCAAGTCCTCTCATTGTAGGAGACGAAGTGATCGGAGTGATAGAGGCAATCAATACTATCGATCGAAACAATTTTAGCCAAGATGATATCGATACATTCCTTTCTTTTTCGAGTGCCTGTGCTGTTGCCATCCAAAAAACGAGACTACTTGATAACCTCAATGTCACAAACCTAGAACTTAAACAAAAATTGAGTACACTTGAATCTATTTTTGATTTAGGTCAGGCGGTACTTGAATCTCATGACGAGTTAGGTCTCATGTCAAAAACTTTGAGCATTCTCACCAAAGAATTGTCATGCGAAGATGCGGGAATGGTGATTATAGAAGAAAAAAACAAAAACAGGATCCAAGTATATGCAAGGCAACTTGGGATTGTGAGGGAATCATTTTTCCCAATGTTTGAAAGTCGTTTGTTTTTAAGCCTAATGGAATCTGGGAATCCTCGGATGGCTGTAGTCACTGCACAACTGGAAGAATCCTTTTTAGAATTAGAGTTTTATACACTAAAGAAAAATTTTCTCATTTTACCCATTGCACCTCGGGGAGGGAATTTACGTGCGGCACTTTATGTAAGTGGGAAAAACTCTGCTCATTCCTTTAATGAAACTGACCTTCGAATGTTAAAAACATTATCTTCTCCACTGGCAAAAGCATATGAGAATTTAAGGCTCAACCAAGAAATTATCACAAAAAAATCGATTGAAAAAGAAATCGAAATCACAAGGAAAATCCAAAACAATATTTTACCAAATGCATTAATACAATCTCCATTATTTGATTTGGGTGTGATGTCTGTCGCCGCAAAAGAAGTGTCAGGTGACTTTTATGATTTCCACGCCTTTGGTGATGAACAGTTTTCTTTTCTAGTGGCTGATGTTTCTGGGAAAAGTTTACCGGCCGCAATTTTTATGGCGATGTCCAGTTCGATCATTCGTACACTTTCAAGGACAACCGACCTTTCTCCTTCAGAACTTCTCTTTCGTGCCAACCAATTGATCTATGAAGATAGCCAGTCTGGTATGTTTGTGACTCTGTTTCTAGTCAATTACCAACGAAAAACCCGCACTTTAAAATTTGCTTCTGCTGGGCATAATGACCAAATTTGGATCCGAGCGGATGGTAGTTTTGAACTCTTAAAAGGAAAAGGGGCCCCACTTGGTGTTGTGCCCCATACCAATTACCAAGGTGGGGAAATCCAATTAGAACCTGGGGACATTTTGGTTTTTTATACAGATGGAGCCATCGAAGAAAAAAGTCCGGATGGGGAAGAGTATGGGCTCGACCGTTTCATTGATTTTATCATCGCAAGAAGGGGTGAAACGTCTCAAAACATCGTGGAATCAGTGTATGAGAACATTCGTTCGTTCTCAAAATCGGAAGAACAATACGATGATTTTACAGTGATGGTTCTTAAATTTGCGGAGGTGACAAGTTTCGAAATGGTAAAATCCTTTGATGCAAACCCGAATGAAATTCCAAAACTCCGAGATTTTATTTCTGAACATTTAGAATCAAAAATCACAAAACCTTTTGCCTTCGATGACATCTTAATAACTTTGGATGAAGCAGCAACGAATATCGTCATGCACAGTTACAAAGACACAGAAATTGCGAATCCGAAGTTTGAATGTAAGTTTGAATTGATGGGAGATAAGTTAAAGATAGTTCTTGTCGACGAAGGAAAACCCTTCGATAGAAAAAAAGTTCCTAAACCTTCCGTAGAAGCCAATTTGAAAGGTGAACGGAAGGGGGGATTTGGCGTTTATCTCATGGAAACCCTCATGGACAAGGTGTCTTATGAATACAATGGGAAACAAAACATAACCTATTTGGAGAAAACAATCGTATGA
- a CDS encoding STAS domain-containing protein: MNEDKIGIRSEELGNKLVVHVQGNLDVHNTHKIEKDLLALVSSSGKSVIFNLSEVPFISSAGLRLLVTTLRHCQEQKISISICGLQPAVEKVFDIIGMQQLFTIYPDLDAALK, encoded by the coding sequence ATGAATGAAGATAAAATTGGAATCCGTTCGGAAGAATTAGGAAACAAATTGGTTGTACATGTCCAAGGCAATTTGGATGTTCACAACACACATAAAATCGAAAAAGATTTACTCGCTCTTGTTAGTTCTTCTGGAAAGTCTGTGATTTTTAACTTGAGCGAAGTTCCTTTTATTTCTTCCGCAGGACTTCGCCTCCTTGTCACAACTCTCAGACATTGCCAAGAACAGAAAATTAGCATTTCGATCTGTGGATTACAGCCTGCAGTCGAAAAAGTTTTCGATATCATTGGCATGCAGCAGTTATTCACGATTTATCCTGATTTAGATGCAGCTTTAAAGTAA
- a CDS encoding acyl-CoA carboxylase subunit beta has translation METMQYSLNNPFKESKAPATQTGIYDDALKLGKELIEKPFLGGGEDRIRVQHSKNRMTVWERIKVLTDEEPNITYQNWGPNLDGASIVTGILNIKGRDVAVYGHDFTLRAGSMDATNGSKLARLIQMAGTHGIPLIGMNDSAGAYVPAGVGGLDGYSEAFTALRKISGVVPSVMLMFGFNAGGGAYLPRQGSFMIQCDGTFFGLTGPGVVKSVLGEDISAEDLGGPKVHGQSGVVDLVTGDELGSLRTAIRLLSYLPDNNHSFAPFYPTSDPVDRFIYEEDILFRKTFNSPTGMNTPFDITLYLQQICDHGEFFELQPQRARNIVTAFGRIGGHVVGFLANNSAVSSGQIDIGASRKGTRFVRFCNLYNIPMVFAEDTTGFLPGRDQEHNGIVLEGRKLLDSIIDLRTPRLTLIIRNAFGGAYATFNSYFTGASMVFALPTARIAVMGPAGKEYVYKDEITSVQKEFLANVKKGMSEKEAAATRDAKLFEIGQRYEKELMNPKEALSLGSVSSIILPGYTRNVLSKNLSFLMSKYKPAEMSGPQREFE, from the coding sequence ATGGAAACCATGCAGTATTCCCTAAACAACCCATTCAAAGAATCCAAGGCTCCGGCGACCCAAACCGGCATTTATGATGATGCTCTCAAACTCGGTAAAGAATTAATCGAAAAACCGTTTCTTGGTGGTGGTGAAGATCGGATCCGTGTCCAACACTCCAAAAACAGGATGACTGTTTGGGAAAGGATCAAAGTCCTCACGGATGAAGAACCAAACATCACCTACCAAAACTGGGGTCCAAATTTAGATGGTGCCTCCATTGTCACTGGAATTTTAAATATCAAAGGCCGTGATGTTGCCGTCTACGGGCATGATTTTACACTCCGTGCGGGTTCCATGGATGCAACAAACGGTAGTAAACTTGCCCGCCTCATCCAAATGGCAGGAACTCATGGAATCCCACTCATCGGGATGAACGATTCTGCAGGAGCCTATGTACCTGCGGGAGTGGGTGGACTTGATGGATACTCAGAAGCGTTCACCGCACTCCGTAAAATCAGCGGTGTCGTTCCATCGGTGATGCTCATGTTTGGGTTTAATGCCGGTGGTGGAGCCTACCTTCCACGCCAAGGGTCATTTATGATCCAATGTGATGGAACCTTTTTTGGACTGACTGGTCCTGGCGTTGTGAAGTCTGTACTTGGTGAAGATATCTCCGCCGAAGACTTAGGGGGACCAAAAGTCCACGGACAATCAGGAGTTGTGGACCTTGTGACAGGCGATGAGTTAGGATCACTTAGGACTGCCATTCGTTTATTATCTTACCTTCCAGACAATAACCATAGTTTTGCGCCTTTTTACCCAACGTCTGACCCAGTAGACCGATTCATTTACGAAGAGGACATCCTTTTCCGTAAAACGTTTAATTCCCCAACAGGGATGAACACTCCCTTCGACATCACTCTTTACTTACAACAAATCTGTGACCATGGTGAATTTTTTGAACTCCAACCACAAAGAGCGCGTAATATCGTAACTGCTTTTGGAAGGATTGGTGGTCATGTTGTTGGTTTCCTTGCCAATAACTCAGCCGTATCTTCTGGTCAGATTGACATTGGAGCCTCTCGTAAGGGAACTCGTTTTGTACGATTCTGTAACTTATACAATATCCCGATGGTATTTGCAGAAGACACCACTGGGTTTTTACCTGGCCGTGACCAAGAACATAATGGAATTGTACTCGAAGGAAGAAAACTCCTCGATTCCATCATTGACCTTCGTACACCAAGGCTCACACTCATCATCCGTAATGCGTTTGGTGGTGCTTATGCAACATTTAACTCATATTTTACAGGAGCATCCATGGTATTTGCTCTTCCAACAGCAAGGATTGCGGTAATGGGCCCTGCAGGAAAAGAGTATGTCTATAAAGATGAAATCACAAGCGTTCAAAAAGAATTTTTGGCAAATGTCAAAAAAGGTATGAGTGAAAAAGAAGCAGCCGCAACTCGTGATGCCAAACTCTTTGAAATTGGCCAACGGTATGAGAAAGAACTGATGAATCCAAAAGAAGCTTTATCTCTTGGTTCTGTATCTTCGATCATATTACCAGGTTACACTCGAAATGTCCTATCCAAAAACTTGAGTTTTCTCATGTCCAAATACAAACCGGCGGAAATGTCCGGACCTCAAAGGGAGTTTGAATAA